Proteins encoded in a region of the Puniceibacterium sp. IMCC21224 genome:
- a CDS encoding DUF1330 domain-containing protein, with amino-acid sequence MPALWIAHVHVTDADAYGRYAKLAGPAIAAHGGAFVARGGRYVTLEGKDRARHVVAQFPSVEAAEACYHSPEYQEALGHARGASERDLIIVETTE; translated from the coding sequence ATGCCAGCACTCTGGATTGCACATGTGCACGTGACGGATGCGGATGCTTATGGGCGCTATGCGAAACTGGCCGGACCGGCGATTGCGGCCCATGGTGGCGCGTTTGTCGCCCGTGGTGGCCGCTATGTGACGCTGGAAGGCAAGGATCGTGCACGCCATGTGGTGGCGCAATTCCCCAGTGTCGAGGCGGCGGAAGCCTGTTATCATTCGCCCGAGTATCAAGAGGCGCTTGGCCATGCACGCGGCGCGTCTGAGCGTGACCTGATCATCGTCGAAACCACAGAATAA
- the alaS gene encoding alanine--tRNA ligase → MQTLNDIRSTFLSYFEKQGHEVVSSSPLVPRNDPTLMFANSGMVQFKNLFTGVEHRDYTRATTAQKCVRAGGKHNDLDNVGYTARHHTFFEMLGNFSFGDYFKNDAIPFAWELITKELGIDKNRLLVTVYHTDDEAATIWKKVAGLSDDKIIRIPTNDNFWMMGPTGPCGPCTEIFYDHGDHIWGGPPGSPDEDGDRFVEIWNLVFMQYEQFADGSRKELGAQSIDTGMGIERVAALLQGTNDNYATDLMRSLIEASADATSTDPDGPGKTHHRVIADHLRSTSFLIADGVMPSNDGRGYVLRRIMRRAMRHAHMLGSKDPVMYKLVPALIRKMGAAYPELGRAQSLIQETLKLEETRFKQTLDRGLRLLDDELAGLPDEAALPGASAFKLYDTYGFPLDLTQDALREKGRSVETEGFDAAMAEQKAKARAAWSGTGESADAAIWFDLAETHGTTDFLGYDTETAEAQVLALVRDGAQVGGAGQGEEVQIVFNQTPYYGESGGQVGDTGTLKTGSGLAQITDTKKVAGVFIHLAKVIEGTVSRGQAGVLVVDHSRRSAIRANHSATHLLHEALRRALGDHVAQRGSLNAADRLRFDFSHTKALEPAELQQVEAEVNEFIRQNSSVETRIMTPDDARGIGAQALFGEKYGDEVRVVSMGIQSGSGKGMTKDTYSLELCGGTHVGQTGDIGVFALLGDSASSAGVRRIEALTGAGAFAYLSAQGRTLSDAAQELKSQPADVPTRVRALLDERRALSNEVAQLRRELAMSGGAGQGGGAEPTDVNGVKFLAQVLSGVSGKDLPPLIDEHKARLGSGAVLLIADTGGKAAVAAGVTDDLKSGLSAVDLVRAAVAELGGKGGGGRPDMAQGGGTSVENADAAIAAATKVVEG, encoded by the coding sequence ATGCAGACGTTAAACGACATCCGATCAACCTTTCTAAGCTATTTCGAAAAGCAGGGCCACGAGGTTGTATCGTCGAGTCCGCTGGTTCCACGCAACGATCCCACGCTGATGTTTGCAAACTCGGGCATGGTGCAGTTCAAGAACCTTTTTACCGGGGTCGAACACCGTGATTACACCCGCGCGACAACCGCGCAGAAATGTGTGCGCGCCGGCGGCAAGCACAACGATCTGGACAATGTCGGCTATACCGCGCGGCACCATACCTTCTTTGAAATGCTGGGAAATTTCAGCTTTGGCGACTATTTCAAAAATGACGCCATTCCCTTTGCCTGGGAGCTGATTACCAAAGAGTTGGGTATCGACAAGAACCGCCTGCTGGTCACCGTCTATCATACGGATGACGAGGCAGCGACGATCTGGAAGAAGGTCGCCGGCCTGTCAGATGACAAGATCATCCGTATCCCAACCAATGATAATTTCTGGATGATGGGGCCGACGGGTCCCTGCGGGCCCTGCACCGAGATTTTTTATGATCATGGCGACCACATCTGGGGTGGCCCTCCGGGTAGCCCAGATGAGGATGGCGACCGCTTTGTCGAGATATGGAATCTCGTCTTTATGCAATACGAGCAGTTCGCCGATGGCAGCCGCAAGGAATTGGGCGCCCAATCTATCGATACCGGTATGGGGATCGAACGGGTGGCGGCATTGTTGCAGGGCACCAACGACAACTACGCCACCGACCTGATGCGCAGCCTGATAGAGGCATCCGCCGATGCAACCTCGACCGACCCGGATGGTCCGGGAAAGACGCATCACCGGGTTATTGCGGATCACCTGCGGTCGACCTCGTTTCTGATCGCGGATGGTGTGATGCCCAGCAACGATGGACGCGGCTATGTCCTGCGGCGGATCATGCGCCGCGCGATGCGCCACGCACATATGCTGGGGTCCAAGGATCCGGTGATGTACAAACTGGTTCCAGCGCTGATCCGCAAGATGGGCGCAGCCTACCCCGAACTGGGGCGTGCGCAATCGTTGATACAGGAGACGCTGAAGCTCGAAGAGACCCGATTCAAGCAAACGCTGGACCGCGGTCTTCGACTGCTGGACGATGAGCTGGCGGGCCTGCCCGACGAGGCGGCATTACCCGGCGCGTCGGCGTTTAAACTGTATGACACCTACGGTTTTCCGCTTGATCTGACGCAGGACGCATTGCGCGAAAAGGGTCGTTCGGTTGAGACTGAAGGCTTCGACGCGGCCATGGCCGAACAAAAAGCCAAGGCCCGCGCGGCGTGGTCTGGGACAGGAGAATCCGCAGACGCCGCGATCTGGTTTGATCTTGCAGAGACCCACGGCACCACCGACTTTCTTGGCTATGATACAGAAACCGCCGAAGCGCAGGTGTTGGCGCTGGTTCGCGACGGTGCACAAGTTGGCGGGGCCGGGCAGGGCGAAGAGGTTCAGATCGTCTTTAATCAGACGCCGTATTACGGAGAAAGTGGCGGGCAGGTAGGCGATACCGGCACCTTGAAAACCGGCTCTGGGTTGGCCCAGATCACCGATACCAAAAAGGTTGCAGGTGTTTTCATTCACCTTGCAAAGGTGATCGAGGGCACGGTCAGTCGTGGTCAGGCAGGTGTGTTGGTCGTGGACCATTCACGGCGCAGCGCGATCCGTGCCAACCACTCTGCCACCCATTTGCTGCACGAGGCGCTTCGCCGTGCGCTGGGTGACCATGTGGCGCAGCGCGGCTCTTTGAATGCGGCTGATCGGTTGCGGTTCGATTTTTCCCATACCAAGGCATTGGAGCCCGCCGAATTGCAGCAGGTCGAGGCTGAGGTGAACGAATTTATCCGTCAGAATTCGTCGGTCGAAACGCGGATCATGACACCGGATGACGCTCGCGGCATCGGGGCTCAGGCGCTTTTTGGCGAAAAATACGGTGACGAGGTGCGGGTCGTCTCGATGGGGATACAGTCCGGGTCGGGCAAAGGCATGACTAAGGATACCTACTCACTCGAACTTTGCGGTGGCACCCATGTTGGCCAGACCGGAGACATTGGCGTGTTTGCGTTGCTCGGCGATTCCGCGTCCAGCGCTGGTGTGCGCCGGATCGAGGCGCTGACCGGGGCTGGGGCCTTTGCCTATCTTAGTGCGCAGGGCAGAACCTTGTCCGACGCCGCGCAAGAGCTGAAATCGCAACCGGCGGACGTGCCGACAAGGGTCAGGGCGCTGCTTGATGAACGTCGCGCGTTGTCAAACGAAGTTGCGCAACTGCGCCGTGAGCTGGCGATGTCTGGCGGTGCGGGGCAGGGTGGTGGAGCTGAGCCTACGGATGTGAACGGCGTGAAATTCCTCGCGCAAGTGCTGTCTGGCGTTTCGGGCAAGGATTTGCCGCCGTTGATTGACGAACACAAGGCGCGACTGGGGTCAGGTGCAGTGCTGCTGATTGCTGATACGGGTGGCAAGGCGGCTGTGGCTGCGGGCGTGACGGACGACCTTAAATCGGGCCTATCCGCAGTTGATTTGGTCCGGGCCGCGGTGGCTGAACTGGGCGGAAAAGGCGGCGGCGGACGTCCGGATATGGCGCAGGGTGGAGGCACCAGCGTTGAGAATGCGGATGCGGCCATCGCGGCGGCGACAAAAGTTGTGGAAGGATAA
- the recA gene encoding recombinase RecA, which yields MAMADLLTMNSKKNADKQKALDSALAQIERQFGKGSIMKLGGDNPIKDIESTSTGSLGLDIALGIGGLPKGRIVEIYGPESSGKTTLTLHCVAEEQKKGGVCAFVDAEHALDPLYARKLGVDLDELLISQPDTGEQALEIVDTLVRSGAVSMVVIDSVAALTPKSELEGDMGDSSVGVHARLMSQAMRKLTGSISRSNCMVVFINQIRMKIGVMFGSPETTTGGNALKFYSSVRLDIRRIGAIKDRDEVVGNTTRVKVVKNKVAPPFKQVEFDIMYGEGISKTGEMIDLGVKAGVVEKSGSWYSYGDERIGQGRENAKNFLKENTRIALEIEDKIRAAHGLDFHMSEEDGKDGGDDVMEA from the coding sequence ATGGCAATGGCAGATCTTTTGACAATGAACAGCAAGAAGAACGCGGACAAGCAAAAGGCGCTGGATAGTGCCCTGGCGCAGATCGAACGGCAGTTCGGCAAAGGCTCTATCATGAAGTTGGGCGGCGATAACCCGATCAAGGATATAGAGTCGACGTCGACCGGTTCCCTGGGACTCGACATCGCGCTTGGCATCGGTGGCCTGCCCAAGGGTCGCATTGTCGAGATTTACGGCCCTGAATCGTCTGGCAAAACCACGTTGACGCTGCATTGCGTCGCCGAAGAGCAAAAGAAAGGTGGCGTTTGCGCCTTTGTCGACGCCGAACATGCGCTCGACCCGCTCTACGCCCGTAAGCTGGGGGTTGATCTGGATGAATTGCTGATTTCGCAGCCCGACACTGGGGAACAGGCGCTCGAGATCGTCGATACGCTGGTGCGCTCTGGTGCCGTAAGCATGGTGGTGATCGATTCCGTCGCGGCGCTGACACCCAAATCCGAACTCGAGGGCGACATGGGGGATTCGTCGGTTGGCGTGCATGCCCGCCTGATGAGTCAGGCTATGCGCAAGCTGACTGGCTCGATTTCGCGGTCGAACTGTATGGTGGTGTTTATCAACCAAATTCGCATGAAGATCGGCGTCATGTTTGGTTCGCCCGAGACGACGACGGGCGGTAATGCGCTGAAATTCTATAGCTCGGTTCGTCTGGACATTCGCCGTATCGGCGCGATCAAGGATCGTGACGAAGTTGTTGGCAACACCACGCGCGTCAAAGTGGTTAAGAACAAAGTGGCGCCGCCGTTCAAGCAGGTGGAATTTGACATCATGTATGGCGAAGGTATCTCGAAAACCGGTGAGATGATTGACCTTGGCGTCAAGGCTGGTGTGGTCGAAAAATCCGGCTCATGGTACAGCTATGGCGACGAACGCATCGGTCAGGGCCGGGAGAACGCCAAAAACTTCCTTAAGGAAAATACCCGCATCGCGCTTGAGATCGAAGACAAAATCCGCGCGGCGCACGGGTTGGATTTCCATATGTCAGAAGAAGACGGAAAAGACGGCGGCGATGACGTGATGGAAGCTTAA
- the lexA gene encoding transcriptional repressor LexA translates to MLTRKQLDLLDFINKRVARDGVPPSFDEMKVALDLRSKSGIHRLVTALEERGFIRRLAHRARAIEIVKLPDSMSPKLTFVPRLIDGDVPDRRPANAQPIEGVHASELPLMGRIAAGIPIEAINDPAPTIAVPGQMLSGSAKHYALEVKGDSMIDAGINDGDVVVIRETTQAENGDIVVAQVEGYEATLKRFRRKDGMIVLEAANEAFESRVLPAGSVNVQGKLVGLIRTY, encoded by the coding sequence ATGCTGACACGAAAACAGCTCGATCTTTTGGACTTCATCAACAAGCGCGTCGCGCGCGACGGAGTGCCGCCCAGTTTTGACGAGATGAAAGTGGCGTTGGATTTGCGGTCAAAATCCGGGATTCACCGTCTTGTCACAGCACTTGAAGAACGTGGGTTTATCCGACGGCTCGCTCATCGCGCGCGCGCCATCGAAATTGTTAAATTGCCAGATAGCATGAGTCCAAAATTGACGTTTGTACCACGCCTGATCGACGGCGATGTTCCCGACCGGCGGCCAGCAAACGCGCAGCCGATCGAAGGGGTTCATGCATCGGAACTGCCGCTGATGGGACGGATTGCGGCCGGTATACCGATCGAGGCAATCAATGACCCCGCCCCGACCATCGCCGTTCCGGGACAGATGCTGTCCGGCTCGGCCAAGCATTACGCGCTTGAGGTCAAAGGAGATTCGATGATCGACGCAGGTATCAATGACGGCGACGTCGTGGTGATCCGCGAAACCACTCAGGCCGAAAATGGCGATATCGTTGTCGCTCAGGTCGAAGGCTACGAGGCCACGCTCAAACGGTTTCGTCGCAAGGACGGTATGATCGTTCTCGAAGCCGCGAATGAGGCATTCGAATCCCGCGTTCTGCCCGCCGGGTCGGTCAATGTGCAAGGCAAACTCGTCGGCCTAATCCGGACTTACTGA
- a CDS encoding ComEC/Rec2 family competence protein, with translation MGHIWGRVEAALLGQRGHLFSWVPVCLGLGIGLYFMLRFEPPVVALMVGAVAGCVTLTLGPRLGAVAGPMITALALVFLGLSLAGARAHWVRGPVLDFRYYGPIEGRIVGIDRSASDAVRLTLDRVVLERLAPADTPTRVRVSLHGQQGYITPEPGATIFLSGHLSAPAGAVEPYGFDFRRHAWFLRLGAIGYTRSPVLLLAPPERSLPVFAARMALSGRVQQGIAGESGAFAAAVMTGDRSGMGQGTLNDLRATNLAHLLAISGLHMGLLAGVVFGALRLGLLLTPGIGLRWPVKKLAAFGALIAAAGYLALSGGNVATERAFVMASVGLIAIMLDRRVISLRAVAMAALVVLFLRPESLLGPGFQMSFAATTALVAVFSVLRNLPDERRLPSWLSPIAAVALSSAVAGLATAPIGMAHFNQISHYGLVANLLSVPIMGLVVMPSAVIAVVLMPLGLDWIGLALMSLGVDWILAVTHRIADWDGAVGQIAAPAPVVLPILALGALWVMLWRGYLRWLGTVPVALSLLLWAQSERPYILIADDGGLVGVMTDAGRALSRAKGGGFLARTWLENDGDAGDQLTASARWKGEVSGGIARTPLESGQLIHVSGKRAAATVTSCQPKDIIVTTHPLDALAGCDVLDPEILTRTGAMAVIRTADGLRFVSSAATTGHRLWHAARSKGSPKVAFLYQ, from the coding sequence ATGGGGCACATCTGGGGCCGTGTCGAAGCAGCGCTGCTGGGTCAGCGCGGCCATCTGTTTTCGTGGGTTCCGGTCTGTCTGGGCCTTGGCATCGGTCTATATTTTATGCTGAGGTTCGAACCCCCGGTTGTTGCCCTTATGGTGGGCGCGGTGGCGGGTTGTGTCACGCTGACGCTGGGACCTCGCCTAGGTGCTGTGGCAGGGCCGATGATCACGGCGTTGGCGCTGGTTTTTCTGGGCCTCTCACTTGCGGGGGCGCGCGCGCATTGGGTTCGTGGTCCGGTGCTGGATTTCCGGTATTACGGCCCGATTGAGGGCCGGATTGTCGGCATCGACCGCTCTGCCTCGGATGCGGTGCGCCTCACCCTGGACCGGGTCGTCCTCGAACGGTTGGCGCCTGCCGATACCCCGACCCGGGTTCGGGTGTCACTGCACGGCCAACAGGGATATATTACACCTGAACCCGGTGCCACGATTTTCCTGAGCGGCCATCTCTCGGCTCCGGCCGGTGCGGTTGAACCATACGGCTTTGATTTTCGCCGTCATGCCTGGTTCTTGCGATTGGGCGCGATTGGCTACACGCGTTCGCCGGTATTGTTGCTGGCACCGCCGGAACGGTCGTTGCCAGTGTTTGCCGCGCGCATGGCATTGTCGGGCCGCGTGCAACAGGGGATTGCAGGTGAAAGTGGTGCGTTCGCCGCTGCGGTCATGACCGGAGATCGCAGTGGTATGGGGCAGGGGACGCTTAACGATCTGCGCGCGACCAATCTGGCGCATTTGCTGGCGATCTCGGGCCTTCATATGGGGCTACTCGCAGGCGTGGTTTTTGGCGCTTTGCGGCTTGGGCTGCTGCTGACCCCCGGCATCGGTCTGCGCTGGCCGGTCAAGAAACTCGCAGCCTTCGGCGCCTTGATCGCCGCTGCGGGGTATCTCGCGCTTTCGGGCGGAAATGTCGCCACTGAACGGGCTTTTGTGATGGCATCGGTCGGTCTGATTGCGATCATGCTGGACCGGCGCGTGATTTCGCTCAGGGCGGTGGCGATGGCGGCGTTGGTGGTCCTGTTTCTGCGTCCCGAGTCGCTGCTGGGACCGGGATTCCAGATGTCCTTTGCCGCCACAACGGCCTTGGTGGCGGTGTTTTCCGTCTTACGCAACCTGCCAGACGAGCGTCGATTGCCCAGCTGGCTTTCGCCGATTGCTGCAGTGGCGCTGTCATCTGCGGTGGCGGGGCTCGCCACCGCTCCGATCGGAATGGCGCATTTCAATCAGATTTCGCATTACGGGCTAGTCGCAAATTTGCTTTCGGTGCCAATTATGGGCCTTGTGGTGATGCCGTCAGCGGTGATCGCTGTTGTCTTGATGCCGCTGGGGCTGGACTGGATCGGTCTGGCACTGATGTCGCTGGGCGTGGACTGGATCCTGGCTGTCACGCACCGGATTGCGGACTGGGACGGCGCTGTTGGCCAGATCGCGGCACCTGCTCCGGTGGTTCTGCCAATACTGGCTTTGGGCGCGCTCTGGGTTATGCTCTGGCGGGGGTATCTGCGGTGGCTCGGCACCGTTCCAGTGGCGCTGTCACTGCTGCTTTGGGCGCAATCCGAGCGACCGTATATCCTAATAGCAGATGACGGAGGGCTTGTCGGTGTCATGACCGACGCAGGGCGTGCCCTGTCGCGAGCCAAGGGGGGCGGATTTTTGGCGCGCACGTGGCTTGAAAATGACGGAGATGCCGGTGATCAGTTGACTGCTTCTGCGCGTTGGAAGGGCGAGGTCAGCGGCGGTATCGCCCGCACCCCGCTCGAAAGCGGTCAGTTGATCCATGTGTCAGGCAAGCGCGCTGCGGCAACCGTGACAAGCTGTCAGCCAAAGGATATCATCGTAACCACACATCCGCTGGATGCGCTTGCGGGCTGCGACGTTCTAGATCCCGAAATTCTGACCCGGACCGGCGCGATGGCAGTGATCCGCACAGCTGATGGTTTGCGGTTTGTCTCATCCGCAGCGACCACGGGGCATCGCCTGTGGCATGCAGCGCGATCCAAAGGTTCACCGAAGGTCGCATTCCTGTATCAGTAA
- the gltX gene encoding glutamate--tRNA ligase, with protein sequence MAQQTVTRFAPSPTGFLHIGGARTALFNWLYARGRGGKFLLRIEDTDRARSTPEATAAILRGLNWLGLDHDDEVISQFERAPRHAEVAHDMLASGNAYKCFSTQDEIETFRETAKAAGKSTLFRSPWRDTDPASHPDAPFVVRLRAPQDGNTVIKDTVQGNVTIRNDQLDDMVLLRSDGTPVYMLAVVVDDHDMGVTHVIRGDDHLNNAARQMGIYSAMNWTVPVWAHIPLIHGPDGKKLSKRHGALGVEEYQQMGYPAAGMRNYLARLGWSHGDDEFFDDQQAIDWFDLAGIGRSPARLDFKKLENVSGQHMAVSQNAALLHELQAFMQVTDQPPLTEEQNDGLLRGMYCLKDRAKTFGDLIEKAQFILTDTPIQPDEKSAKSLDTVSRGILAALTPQLLNASWSRDELEAITTRVAEEHGTKFGKLAGPMRAALAGRSVTPSVFDMMLVLGRDETLLRLGQAAAAQGI encoded by the coding sequence ATGGCCCAGCAAACCGTCACCCGTTTTGCCCCTTCTCCCACCGGATTTCTGCATATTGGCGGCGCGCGCACTGCGTTGTTCAACTGGCTGTACGCCCGCGGTCGCGGCGGTAAATTCCTGCTGCGCATCGAGGATACCGACCGCGCCCGCTCAACCCCAGAGGCGACGGCTGCGATTCTGCGCGGCCTGAATTGGCTGGGCCTGGATCACGACGATGAGGTGATCAGCCAGTTCGAACGCGCCCCGCGCCATGCCGAAGTGGCGCATGACATGTTGGCCAGCGGCAACGCCTACAAGTGTTTTTCGACCCAGGACGAGATCGAAACCTTCCGCGAAACTGCAAAGGCGGCAGGCAAATCCACCTTGTTTCGCAGCCCGTGGCGCGACACTGACCCAGCGAGTCACCCCGATGCCCCGTTTGTAGTCCGACTGCGCGCACCGCAGGACGGCAACACCGTGATAAAGGACACCGTTCAGGGCAATGTGACGATCCGGAACGACCAATTGGATGATATGGTTCTGCTGCGTTCGGACGGGACGCCGGTCTATATGCTGGCCGTGGTGGTTGATGACCACGACATGGGTGTGACCCATGTAATCCGTGGCGACGACCATCTGAACAATGCGGCGCGCCAGATGGGGATCTATAGCGCGATGAACTGGACGGTTCCGGTTTGGGCGCATATTCCGCTGATCCACGGCCCCGACGGCAAAAAACTGTCGAAACGCCACGGCGCGCTTGGAGTCGAGGAATACCAACAGATGGGATATCCTGCGGCAGGTATGCGCAATTATCTGGCACGGTTGGGCTGGAGCCATGGCGACGACGAGTTTTTTGACGATCAACAAGCGATTGACTGGTTCGATCTGGCGGGAATCGGACGCTCGCCTGCGCGGCTCGACTTTAAGAAGCTGGAGAATGTGAGCGGACAGCACATGGCTGTTTCGCAAAATGCTGCACTGCTGCATGAATTGCAGGCATTTATGCAGGTCACCGATCAGCCGCCGTTGACTGAAGAACAGAACGACGGACTGTTGCGCGGTATGTACTGCCTAAAGGATCGCGCGAAAACATTCGGAGATCTTATTGAAAAAGCACAGTTTATACTGACTGATACGCCGATTCAGCCAGACGAAAAATCCGCCAAATCCCTTGATACGGTATCCCGTGGTATACTAGCTGCGTTGACGCCGCAGCTGCTAAATGCTAGCTGGTCCAGAGACGAATTGGAGGCGATCACAACCCGTGTTGCCGAAGAACATGGGACCAAGTTCGGCAAGTTGGCAGGCCCGATGCGGGCCGCACTTGCAGGCCGTTCGGTGACGCCTAGCGTATTCGACATGATGTTGGTCCTGGGCCGGGACGAAACGCTTTTGCGCCTGGGCCAGGCCGCTGCCGCCCAAGGAATCTGA
- the gltA gene encoding citrate synthase, whose amino-acid sequence MADTSKTATLTIDGTSFDLPIHSPTIGPDVLDIRKLYGQAGVFTYDPGFTSTAACDSTITFIDGDKGELLHRGYPIDQLAAKSHFLEVCYLLLYGELPSGKQLEDFENRVTNHTMLHEQMQNFFRGFRRDAHPMAVMVGVVGAMSAFYHDSTDITDPWQREVASIRLIAKMPTIAAWAFKYHVGQPFVYPRNDLDYASNFLRMCFAVPAEEYVVNPILSRAMDRIFTLHADHEQNASTSTVRLASSSGANPFACIAAGIACLWGPAHGGANQACLEMLKEIGTPDRIPEFIARAKDKNDSYRLMGFGHRVYKNFDPRATVMKQSADEVLELLGVENNPILATAKALEEAALADPYFAEKKLFPNVDFYSGIILEAMGFPTSMFTPIFAVARTVGWISQWKEQISDPQLKIGRPRQLYLGAEARDYVDIETR is encoded by the coding sequence ATGGCTGATACCTCCAAAACCGCGACCCTGACGATCGACGGTACGTCTTTTGACCTGCCGATTCATTCGCCGACCATCGGGCCGGATGTGCTCGATATCCGCAAGCTGTATGGCCAGGCGGGTGTCTTTACCTATGATCCGGGCTTTACCTCGACGGCGGCCTGCGACAGCACCATCACCTTTATTGACGGCGACAAAGGCGAGCTGCTGCATCGTGGCTACCCGATCGACCAGCTGGCGGCAAAGTCGCATTTCCTCGAAGTTTGCTATCTGCTGCTGTACGGAGAATTGCCCTCGGGCAAGCAACTCGAAGATTTCGAGAACCGCGTGACCAACCACACCATGCTACACGAGCAGATGCAGAATTTCTTCCGTGGGTTCCGTCGTGATGCGCATCCGATGGCCGTCATGGTGGGCGTGGTGGGCGCAATGTCAGCGTTTTACCACGACAGCACCGACATCACAGATCCGTGGCAGCGAGAAGTTGCGTCGATTCGACTGATCGCCAAAATGCCGACAATCGCCGCCTGGGCATTCAAATATCACGTCGGTCAGCCGTTTGTGTATCCGCGCAACGATCTGGACTATGCGTCGAACTTTCTACGCATGTGCTTTGCCGTCCCGGCCGAGGAATATGTGGTCAACCCGATCCTGAGCCGCGCGATGGACCGGATCTTTACCCTCCATGCGGATCACGAACAGAACGCCTCGACCTCGACTGTGCGTCTGGCGTCGTCGTCCGGTGCCAACCCGTTTGCCTGCATCGCGGCAGGTATCGCCTGTCTCTGGGGGCCTGCACATGGTGGCGCCAATCAGGCCTGCCTGGAAATGCTTAAGGAGATCGGAACACCGGACCGCATCCCTGAATTCATTGCCCGCGCCAAGGACAAGAACGATTCCTACCGCCTGATGGGCTTTGGCCACCGGGTCTACAAAAACTTCGATCCCCGTGCGACGGTGATGAAACAGTCTGCCGACGAAGTTCTCGAGCTTCTGGGGGTCGAGAATAACCCGATCCTCGCCACCGCCAAGGCGTTGGAAGAGGCGGCGCTGGCTGATCCGTATTTCGCTGAGAAAAAGCTGTTTCCGAACGTCGATTTCTATTCCGGCATCATTCTTGAGGCGATGGGATTTCCCACTTCCATGTTCACGCCGATCTTTGCCGTGGCGCGCACTGTCGGTTGGATTTCGCAGTGGAAAGAGCAGATCAGCGATCCACAGCTCAAGATCGGTCGCCCGCGCCAGCTGTATCTTGGTGCCGAGGCCCGCGACTATGTGGACATCGAAACGCGTTAA
- a CDS encoding enoyl-CoA hydratase-related protein gives MHYETLTFDITDNVAVVSLNRPEVMNALNTQMRAEITDAVTQGGREARVVVLTATGRAFCSGQDLGDRANVANIDLERTLRDEYVPMLRAIFDCPVPTICAVNGAAAGAGANLALAADVVIATESAFFLQAFTRIGLIPDAGGTWTLPRQMGLAKAMGAALFADKISARQADDWGMIWEAIEDDAFDAHWRARAAHLANGPTAAYARVKTAIRASFDNDLEAQLAVEARLQGECGKTRDFKEGVVAFLEKRPAKYEGR, from the coding sequence ATGCACTACGAAACCCTGACGTTCGACATCACCGACAATGTGGCGGTGGTGTCGCTCAACCGGCCAGAGGTGATGAACGCTCTCAACACCCAGATGCGCGCGGAAATCACCGATGCGGTAACGCAGGGTGGCCGCGAGGCGCGCGTGGTTGTGTTGACCGCAACGGGCCGGGCCTTTTGTTCGGGCCAGGATCTGGGCGACCGGGCCAATGTTGCCAATATTGATCTTGAACGGACATTGCGGGACGAATATGTGCCAATGCTGCGGGCGATTTTTGACTGTCCGGTGCCAACGATCTGCGCCGTCAATGGCGCGGCAGCCGGGGCCGGGGCAAACCTTGCTCTTGCGGCGGATGTGGTGATCGCCACAGAATCCGCATTCTTTCTACAGGCTTTCACCCGCATCGGCCTGATTCCTGACGCCGGCGGCACATGGACGCTGCCGCGCCAGATGGGGCTCGCCAAGGCGATGGGCGCAGCCTTGTTCGCGGACAAGATCAGTGCGCGTCAGGCTGATGACTGGGGTATGATCTGGGAAGCAATCGAAGATGATGCCTTTGACGCCCATTGGCGCGCCCGCGCGGCGCATTTGGCAAATGGGCCGACCGCAGCGTATGCCCGTGTCAAAACGGCGATCCGCGCATCGTTTGACAATGACCTCGAAGCACAGCTCGCTGTTGAGGCGCGGCTTCAGGGCGAATGCGGCAAGACACGTGATTTCAAGGAAGGCGTCGTCGCCTTCTTAGAAAAACGCCCCGCGAAATACGAGGGGCGCTGA
- a CDS encoding DUF2087 domain-containing protein, whose protein sequence is MSRDVTQLIIHDLSQFAKSLRAELSAAPAHLDMLGMIARASGYRNYQHLLSRNASQPHVPIDDRRVARAARYFDQNGCFARWPARTGIQMLCCWVIWSQLPTREVMTERQISARIDELCGFRDAAQIRRSLIEAGGLTRTLDGAQYRRVEAPLSAEAQALMRQVLPHRRS, encoded by the coding sequence ATGTCCCGTGACGTGACCCAATTGATCATCCACGATCTTTCGCAATTCGCTAAATCCCTGCGTGCCGAACTGTCGGCAGCGCCCGCGCATCTTGATATGCTCGGAATGATTGCCCGGGCATCAGGGTATCGCAATTACCAGCACCTGTTGTCCCGCAACGCGTCGCAGCCGCATGTTCCAATTGACGACCGCAGGGTTGCCCGCGCCGCGCGGTATTTTGACCAGAACGGCTGCTTTGCCCGCTGGCCGGCACGAACCGGAATTCAGATGCTATGTTGCTGGGTGATCTGGTCGCAGCTGCCCACGCGTGAGGTTATGACTGAACGCCAGATCAGCGCCAGGATTGACGAACTCTGCGGTTTTCGCGATGCCGCACAAATCCGTCGGTCCCTGATCGAAGCGGGCGGATTGACGCGTACTCTGGATGGGGCGCAATACCGCAGGGTCGAAGCCCCGCTGTCCGCCGAGGCGCAAGCTCTGATGCGGCAGGTTCTTCCGCACAGGCGAAGCTGA